The region CAGGGTATTATCCCGAGCCTTTTCTTCCCGAACAAAAGTGCTTTACAACCCGAAGGCCTTCTTCACACACGCGGCATTGCTGGATCAGGCTTTCGCCCATTGTCCAAAATTCCCCACTGCTGCCTCCCGTAGGAGTCTGGGCCGTGTCTCAGTCCCAGTGTGGCTGGTCGTCCTCTCAGACCAGCTACAGATCGTCGCCTTGGTAGGCCTTTACCCCACCAACTAGCTAATCTGCCATCGGCCGCCCCTATAGCGAGAGGTCCGAAGATCCCCCCCTTTCCTGCGTACAGCGTATGCGGTATTAATCCGGCTTTCGCCGGGCTATCCCCCACTACAGGACACGTTCCGATGTATTACTCACCCGTTCGCCACTCGTCAGCGGAGCAAGCTCCCTGNTACCGTTCGACTTGCATGTGTAAGGCATGCCGCCAGCGTTCAATCTGAGCCAGGATCAAACTCTTAAGTTTAATTCCTGTTACTGTTTTCTATTCTTTCGAATAGGTCGCTCAACTCAAGAATCAACAAGGCTTGAACATTGACCGAGGCCAACATTCTTTCCTTACTTTTTCTCTCGTGTGAGACTTCTTGATACTTTCGCATTCCCGCCACTCCGAGGAGCGGCGGGTGCGTCGCCATCAAGCGCCCACACTTATCGGCTGTAAATTTTTAAAGAGCAATGCAGCGCCAGGGACTTCGTCACCTGCCTACTGCTTGCTGCCGGTTAAGTACCGTGCAGCAGAGAAGCGAGATTATGTACCGCTTCTGCAATTTCGTCAAGCATTTTGTTTCGGCTTTCGCTGCCACATCCTGCTCGACCCGGCGGGTTCGGCATCCTGCCGGTCAAGCGTCAAACACCCGCTCCACCGTTGCCAAACCCCCGTCCCGCCTCGCTTTCACCGCCTGCGCCGCGCCGCTTTCGCGACACTCGCTGGTCTGTTTCTGCAGCGGGGAGGCGAATATTAGATCCGTTCCGCCATCCGTGCAAGCGGTTTTCGAAAAAAGGGGAAATTCGTGGAAATCGGCAGGGATCGCGGTCCGAGGCCGCTGTCGCCGCCTCAACGTCTCCGACGGTGATTGAACAAAACAAACAATCCCATCAGTACCAGAAAGGCCAGCACCAGCATCGCGGCGTTGAACAGCACGTCGGGATAGCCCAATTCCGCGACGTCGATGAAAAAGTAGGGATAGAAGTCCGAGCGGCTGCCGCGCCATAGCGTGATGAACAGGTAGGCCAGCGGGTAGACCAGCCACAGCAGACATTTGCGCAGGTCCAGGTGAAAGCGCGGGACGAACAGCACCCAGTAGAAGGCGCATAGCAGCGGCAGGATGCTGTGCAGGCTCTCGTTCAAAAGCCGTCGATAACCGGTAGGGGTCCACAGCCCGCGCAACAGAACGTTGTAGGCGAGGCCGACGAAAACGATATAGAGCACGATCGCGGTCACCACCGGCGGCCGGGAGACGAACCGCGCCGCCCGCCCGCGTCCGTCCTCCCGCGACACCAGGCATGTAAAACCGACGGCGACCACGAAAACGGTGAGATTGGTGAGATAGCTGCTCAGCCAGGCAAACGCGTCGAGCAGGCCGAGGCCGCGTGCCAGGGTCCGCTCGATCGTGAGGATCGTCTGCGCCGAGAAGGCCAGCCAGGCAACCGCGGCGATGAGGGCCGCCATCGCACGCGCGGCACGGCCACGCGGGGGTCTCGCCGTCCCGGGCGCGCGTTCCGTTTCGGATGACGCGGCGTCGGGTGTGACCGTCGATGGAGACGATGGCTTTGGCGAGAACGAGGGCGTCGGCATGCTTCGGTCTTATAGAGAGATGTCGTCTTCCGGTGCCGCACCGGGCATGCCTGGAATCGGCGCAAGCAGGGCATCCAGTTCCGCCACCGAAAGCGCGGGCAGCACGTTGCCGTCGTCCGTAAGGAGTCGCCCGGCGAGGGTCGCTTTCCGTTCCTGCAGGGCGACGATCCGCTCCTCGACGGTTCCGGCGGCGATCAGCTTGTAGACGAACACCGGCTGGCCCTGGCCCAGACGATGCGCGCGATCCGTCGCCTGCGCTTCGCTCGCCGGATTCCACCACGGGTCGTAGTGAATCACGGTATCGGCCGCCGTCAGATTCAGACCCACGCCCCCCGCTTTCAGACTCGCCAGGAACAAGGGAACCTCGCCGCGCTGAAAGCGCCCGACCGGCGTCGCGCGATCGCGCGTCGCGCCAGTCAATGTGACATATCGCAGACCGGCATGCTCCAGGGCCGTCGCGATCAATGCCAGCATTTGCGTGAATTGCGAAAACAGCAGGACGCGATGGCCTGCGGCGATCAGGGACGGCAGCATCGCCATCAGGTGATCGAGCTTCGCGCTTTGCCGCGTCGCGCCGGCGCCGTCGAACCTGACAAGGCGCGGATCGCAGCAAACCTGTCGTAATTTGAGCAGTGCGTCGAGCACGGCGATATGCCCATGCGCGGCGCCTTGTGCAGCCACCGCAGCGCGCACTTTCGCGCGGACGGCGACACGCACCGTTTCATAGAAGTTGCGTTGCGCGCCTTCCAGCGCGACCGAGCGCACGATCACGGTCTTGGCCGGCAACTCGCGCGCAACGGTATCTTTATGTCGTCTCAATAAAAACGGACGGATGCGGCATCGCAACAGGGCCAGCCGCACCGCGTCGCCATCCTGCTCGATCGGCTTGCGCCAGTACCGCCCGAACTCGCGGGCATTTCCCAGAAAACCGGGCATCAGGAAATCGAACAGCGCCCATAGCTCGCCCAGGTGATTCTCGATCGGCGTGCCGGTCAGACAGAGACGATGGCGCGCCCGCAATCCGCGAACGGCGCGCGCCGCATTGCTCCTCGCATTCTTGATGTACTGGGCTTCATCCAGGATCAGGAAATGGTATTCGTGCTGCGACAGCACCGCGTGATCGCGCCACAGCAGCGCATAGGTCGTGATGACTACGTCGTGTGCGCCGATCTGCGAAAAACGGCGCCGGCGCAACGGGCCCTGCAGAGCGAGCACCGACACACCCGGCGCGAAGCGGCACGCCTCGTCCCGCCAGTTCTGCACCAATGTCGTGGGAACGACGATCAGCACGGGCCGGTCCAACCGCCCTTCCGCTTTTTCCGTCAAGATATGCGCGAGCGTCTGCACCGTCTTGCCCAGGCCCATGTCGTCGGCGAGCACTCCCTGCATACCGCGGCGACGCAGACATTGCAGCCAGTCGAGGCCTTCGCGTTGATAGGTCCGCAAGGTAGCGTTCAATCCCGGGGGCGGCGGCATGAGTCCGGCGTCCTGGCACGGCACGCCTCCAGGCAGTCCTTCACAAGACGACTCCCCCTCGGGAAACCGCCAGCAACCGGTAGCGGTCAACTCGGCGATGCGCCCCAGATCGCGCGGATCCACGCGTAGCCGACCTCGCGCCATGTCCTTGCCGAATGCAGCAAACAGATCGATCAAAGAACGTATCACCGGCTTGAGCCTGCCAGCGCCAAGCAGCAGACGCGCGCCTTCCCCGGTGCGAAGCGCGACGGCCTCGTCATCGCCGATGCTTTCAAGGCCGCCGCCCAGCCAGCGCCGGTCGCGCCGAAATAGCTCGGCGAGCAGCGGTTCGAGACGTACTTCGTGCCCGTCCAGCAGGATGCCCATCTCGAGATCAAACCAGCCATCCGGTGCGCGTGCGATGCTGCCGCTCCATTCGTCGACAGGCGTCACGTCGAACGGGAAATCGGCCGAGATCCGCACCTGCCAGCCGCCGCGGCGCAGTTCCGGAACGACCCCGCGGACGAATCCGGTCCACTCGGCCGGATCGGCGAAGTACCATGCATCCACCGCCGTTCCGTGCGTCGGCACCGGACGCGTCGCGTTCGACGTCATGCCCGCAGCGAGCAGGGTCGCGATGCCGCGCCGCTCGGCATCCTGGTGACGCGTTATCTGGACCATCGTCCCGTCCGCGGTGGCGAGCAAGGTCGCCTGACTGTACGGCCTGACATCGATGCCCGCATAGTCGAACGAGAGCGTCCCATACGCTGCGCGACCGGCAGGGCGCACGGTGTATCCCCTCGCCCGCCCGGACGCGGCGTGCATCGCAAGCGTCAGTACGGGTACCGGCAGGACATCGACCCGGCGAATCGGACCCCGCCGAGATGCATCGGTTCGCATCGTCAAGCCGGCGAGCAACACCGCCACGACATGCTCGCAATTTACCTGCACCGCGCAACTGCACATGCCGTCGATGCCCCATGCGCCATCACGCTCCTCGATAAGCACCTCGACCCGATAAGGCTCCGGCGCCTCACCCTGGACACGGGCGCGCAAACCGCCACGTCCGGCATGGAAATCGGTCACCGCACGAGCGTACGCTCCGGCCTGTCTGATGCGCGCCGGCCCGTAGCTGTCGAGAAGCTGCGATTTCGTATAGGGAATCTCGGGAAACGACATGGCGGAGAGATCGGGTAATTGCTGCAAGGGATGAAGCCGTTTTTCAAATAGCGCCGCCGGACAGGACTTTTTTCTTCGATGCGGGTGCTCCCGGCAATCTGGAATCGCATGCTTTCGCTGCGCTATCCACAGGAAAACCGAATTTTTCGCGGCGGGCACGGCGCGTGCGGCAATGAAGACGGTTTCTCCTATACCGCGCGGCGTCCGCCGCGTAAACCCGTCGCACAAGCCAGGGCTCCGGTTTCCTGCCCTGAGACGTGAAGCAGCGCAACCAGTTGCTTCAACACGCAATGTCCCGGCACGTACCGCTGCGCTTGCTTGTTTGCAGGCGCGACCCGACCACGCGGACGATCGCGTGCGGCGCGACCGGAACGATCAGGAGAATCACATGTTCATCCATAATAAACGCCTCCAATACACTGTTCGCGTCGCGGGCCCGAATCCGGGACTCGCCAATCTGCTGCTGGAACAATTCGGCGGTTCGCAGGGCGAACTCGCGGCCGCATGCCGTTACTTCACGCAGGCTATCGCGGAAGACGATCCAGGCCGCAAGGACCTGCTGTTCGATATCTCGACCGAGGAACTCAGCCATCTTGAAATTATCGGTTCGATCGTCGCGATGTTGAA is a window of Robbsia betulipollinis DNA encoding:
- a CDS encoding Pr6Pr family membrane protein; translated protein: MAALIAAVAWLAFSAQTILTIERTLARGLGLLDAFAWLSSYLTNLTVFVVAVGFTCLVSREDGRGRAARFVSRPPVVTAIVLYIVFVGLAYNVLLRGLWTPTGYRRLLNESLHSILPLLCAFYWVLFVPRFHLDLRKCLLWLVYPLAYLFITLWRGSRSDFYPYFFIDVAELGYPDVLFNAAMLVLAFLVLMGLFVLFNHRRRR
- a CDS encoding DEAD/DEAH box helicase encodes the protein MSFPEIPYTKSQLLDSYGPARIRQAGAYARAVTDFHAGRGGLRARVQGEAPEPYRVEVLIEERDGAWGIDGMCSCAVQVNCEHVVAVLLAGLTMRTDASRRGPIRRVDVLPVPVLTLAMHAASGRARGYTVRPAGRAAYGTLSFDYAGIDVRPYSQATLLATADGTMVQITRHQDAERRGIATLLAAGMTSNATRPVPTHGTAVDAWYFADPAEWTGFVRGVVPELRRGGWQVRISADFPFDVTPVDEWSGSIARAPDGWFDLEMGILLDGHEVRLEPLLAELFRRDRRWLGGGLESIGDDEAVALRTGEGARLLLGAGRLKPVIRSLIDLFAAFGKDMARGRLRVDPRDLGRIAELTATGCWRFPEGESSCEGLPGGVPCQDAGLMPPPPGLNATLRTYQREGLDWLQCLRRRGMQGVLADDMGLGKTVQTLAHILTEKAEGRLDRPVLIVVPTTLVQNWRDEACRFAPGVSVLALQGPLRRRRFSQIGAHDVVITTYALLWRDHAVLSQHEYHFLILDEAQYIKNARSNAARAVRGLRARHRLCLTGTPIENHLGELWALFDFLMPGFLGNAREFGRYWRKPIEQDGDAVRLALLRCRIRPFLLRRHKDTVARELPAKTVIVRSVALEGAQRNFYETVRVAVRAKVRAAVAAQGAAHGHIAVLDALLKLRQVCCDPRLVRFDGAGATRQSAKLDHLMAMLPSLIAAGHRVLLFSQFTQMLALIATALEHAGLRYVTLTGATRDRATPVGRFQRGEVPLFLASLKAGGVGLNLTAADTVIHYDPWWNPASEAQATDRAHRLGQGQPVFVYKLIAAGTVEERIVALQERKATLAGRLLTDDGNVLPALSVAELDALLAPIPGMPGAAPEDDISL